The Microbacterium oleivorans genome contains the following window.
GATGACGATGTTCCCCGTCATGTTGCCGACGAAGACGCGGTCGAGGGCGAGGTACCCGACGGCATCGACCAGACCCGTCACGAAGGTCAGGAGCATGAGCGCAAGAAGGGCGGTTCGGCGCTCGGCCGGCGCCAGGTGGCGTCGTCCGGGTGCCCGGGTCGAGCGATCGCGTCGCATAGGAGGCCTCTCGTCGCGACCCCCCACGGGCCGGTTCGACACGAGAGTAGCGGATGACGTGCGATTGGTCCTACCGGAGCGTCATCCGGTCCGCTCCGCGAGATCGCGGATCTCGGCCAGATGGATGCGCATGGCGTACTCCGCCGCGTCCGGATCACGCGCGACGAGGGCTGCGAGGATGCGGGCGTGGCCCTCGTGCGACAGGCGGCGGCCGTCGGCGTCGAGGTGCGAGTACAGGCGCGCCGCGACCGTCCACGATGCCGTCAGCTCACCGAGCGCAGCCAGCAGCGGATTGCCGGTCGCCTGGGCGACCGCGGTGTGGAAGGCGATGTCGAGGGTGGCCGAGCCCTCCGGATCGCTCTCGCTCCCGGAGTCGAGAAGGGCGCGGAGCGCGTCGAGCTGAGCCCGGTCGACCCGATCGGCGGCGAGCCGCACCAGTTGCGGCTCGATCACCGCCCGGAACTCGACGGCGTTGCGGAACTCGGCCGCGACGTCGTTCATCCGCTCCGTCAGGGCGGCCGCGAGCGGCACCGTGCGGGCCACCCGGTTGGCGCTTCCCTGTCGTCGTTCGACGAGTCCGCGCCCGGCGAGGCGGGTGAGTGCCTCGCGAAGTGCGTTGCGCGAGACGCCGAGCGTCTCGGCGAGCACGCGCTCGGGCGGCAGCGCCGCACCGAGCGAGAGTTCTCCCGAGACGATGAGGCGCTCGACGTACCGGGCGATGTCGTC
Protein-coding sequences here:
- a CDS encoding FadR/GntR family transcriptional regulator translates to MTDTTGAGLGPLPRTHGLVADDIARYVERLIVSGELSLGAALPPERVLAETLGVSRNALREALTRLAGRGLVERRQGSANRVARTVPLAAALTERMNDVAAEFRNAVEFRAVIEPQLVRLAADRVDRAQLDALRALLDSGSESDPEGSATLDIAFHTAVAQATGNPLLAALGELTASWTVAARLYSHLDADGRRLSHEGHARILAALVARDPDAAEYAMRIHLAEIRDLAERTG